In the genome of candidate division KSB1 bacterium, the window CCATGAAGGACTTTTGTACGTCTCCGATTTAAGTGGCTTTGTGTACTGCTTTGATGTCAAAACCGGTGAAAAATATTGGACTTATGATACATTCGCCGCTATTTGGGGTTCTCCCATGTTCGTCGACGGTAAAATCTATATAGGTGATGAGGATGGCGATGTGGCTGTTTTAAAAGCAGGAAAAGAGATGAAGCTTCTCTATGAAACGAATATGGGCAGCGCCGTATATACAACACCGCATATAAAAGATGGCATTCTTTACATCGCTACCAGAACGAGATTGTTTGCAATACAAGAAAAGAAATAAATTTCTATTAATTAACGTGGGCTCGACATATGGTTATTCATGGTTCGACTCCGCTCACCACGCTCAAATTAGCCAGCTTGAGCGGAGTCGAAAGCTGGTTCAATTGTAAACCTTCCGTTATTCATAATCATTATTAAAAATACGGTTGCTGTATAATATGGAAATTATTTCTAACCCTTTATCCGAGAAAATCAAACGAGCGAAGCATGAATTAGATAGGCATGTTCGAGAGATGGTACAGTGGCATTTTAATCCAAAGACTGGCTGTCCTTTTTGGTTAGATTATGCGGAAAATCTGGATTTTGATCCGGCAACAGAGATCAGCAGCTTTGATGATCTTAAAATCCTGGGCCATTTTCAGGACGAGTGGCTTCGTGGCGGCCCGGTGAGAAAATGGGTGCCGAAAGCGCTTGCCAATGAGCCTGTGTATGTCTTCGAAACCGGAGGCTCAACCGGTGTCCCGAAGTCCAGGATCAATATAAACGACTTTCAAATTGATTATGAACTGTTTAGTAAAACCCTGTCCGACGAAAGTTTTCCGCCTGGCAGCGACTGGCTTATGCTTGGCCCGACTGGTCCCAGACGACTCAGGCTTGCAATCGAGCATTTGGCGCAACACAGGGCCGGCATTGCATTTTTTGTGGATCTGGATCCCCGTTGGGTGAATCGCCTGATCAGGTATCAGAAGTTTATGGAAATGGAAGATTACAAAAATCATGTGATCCAACAAGCCTTGAACATATTAAGAACTCATGATAATATTCAATGCTTGTTCACGACACCAAAGCTCCTGGAAGCGCTATGCGAGAAAATCTCGCTCATAAAGATTGGAATTAAAGGCATCTTCTGCGGTGGCACTGAAATGAATGCACAATTTCATCGATTTGCCCGAGAGGAATTGGTGCCTGGAATTGATTTTGTCCCAACCTATGGCAATACGCTGATGGGACTGGCCTGTCATAAGCCATATGAACCTGGTGGCGATTATAAAATTACTTATTACCCGCCCTCACCAAGGGCCATCTTTGAAATCGTAAATCCAAAGAATTTAGATGAGCCGGTAGATTATGGTGCGACAGGACGTGTATTATTAACAACCCTCACAAAAGAATTTTTCATGCCTCGGTTTGCCGAAAGAGACGAGGGAGAACGAGAAGAACCTATCGAACTTTATCCATGGGATGGCGTAAGTAATTTACGTTTATTTTCAGAATACCGGGAATCCGTTGTCGTTGGAGTGTATTGATGATTATATATAAATAAAGGTGTCATTGCGAGGAACTTCCCCACGTTTACTAATTACAAAATGATGACTAGGCGACGAAGCAATCTCCTACTATATCCCATTGAGATTACCATGTCGCGGAGTTTATCCTGAGAAGACGAAGGGCTCCTCGCAATGACACCTTAGTTAAATTATTAAAATACAATTAGTTATATACATATTGATAAAAACGAGAATCTTAAGTAATCTATTAATTGAATTTTTGGTAGTAAAATTATAATGAATTTTGAATTTCAACTAACCAATCAAGTTTTTTTCGGTGAAAATACCATAGATCGTTTGGGAGAATTAGCAAAATCTTTGCAGGCCAATTCGATTTTGGTGGTCACAGATCCGGGAATTGTTGCAGCAGGACATGTGGAGAGAGCCATTGCTTCATTAAAAAAGGAATCACTTGAATATCAAGTGTTTCATGAAGTAGAAGAAAATCCGACGACAAAACATGTTGAAAATGGAGTTCAATTTGCCAAAAGCTTACCAAAGCTCGACTTAATCATTGGTCTTGGCGGGGGCAGTTCTATGGATTGTGGCAAGGGAATTAATTTTCTTTACAGTAATGGCGGAAAGATGGAAGATTATTGGGGCATTGGCAAAGCAACAAAACCTATGCTGCCATCGATCGGGATACCCACCACAGCAGGAACCGGCAGCGAGTCGCAATCCTATGCGTTGATTTCCCAGGAGAAAACACATATCAAAATGGCTTGCGGCGATAAAAAAGCGCGCTTCAAAATAGTAATCCTGGATCCAGCTTTAACTCAAAGCGTTCCTGACCAGGTTGCCATTGCAACTGGACTCGATGCAATCTCTCATGCTGTAGAAAGTTATGTCACTACAAAAAGGACACCCTATTCACAGATGTTGGCCCGGGAAGCCTGGCGTTTATTGGAAAGAAATTTTGAGCGGGTAATACAGGAGCATCATGATGTTAAGGCTTGGGGTGAAATGCTTCTTGGCGCTCATTATGCCGGTGCAGCCATAGAAAATTCGATGTTGGGAGCTGCCCACGCATGTGCTAATCCATTAACTGCAAATTACGGGATCACCCATGGACTGGCAGTCGGTCTTATGCTTCCACATGTTATTCAGTTTAACAGCGAGATTGTAAACGGCTCTTATGAGGAATTACTTGATTCCGCCGGTTTGACCAATGGAGAAAGGTTGAATAGTGCCGCAATTTTGGCAGATCGGATTAAAGAAATCAGATCTTTCGCTGCCGTACCAAATAATCTTCGGCAATTCTCAATAAACAAAGATGATTTAAATGATTTGGCCAGCCAAGCAGTAAAGCAATGGACCGGGAAATTTAATCCCCGTCCCTTGAGTAAAAGTGAATTCCTGAATCTTTACGAGGCGGCATTTTGAGTTTCATTGTTAACCAAAAATATTATCGATATTTGATAAGTTGGATTTCTGTTTTTGTGGTTTTCCTTCTGCAATCCTCGATTCATCCAAACGATAAAAAGACAAAGCATTTGTTCATTTATCGTGGCAACCCACAACTTACCGGTGTTGTCCAGGGTGAATTCCCTGATCAACCAGAACTGCTGTGGA includes:
- a CDS encoding iron-containing alcohol dehydrogenase; amino-acid sequence: MMNFEFQLTNQVFFGENTIDRLGELAKSLQANSILVVTDPGIVAAGHVERAIASLKKESLEYQVFHEVEENPTTKHVENGVQFAKSLPKLDLIIGLGGGSSMDCGKGINFLYSNGGKMEDYWGIGKATKPMLPSIGIPTTAGTGSESQSYALISQEKTHIKMACGDKKARFKIVILDPALTQSVPDQVAIATGLDAISHAVESYVTTKRTPYSQMLAREAWRLLERNFERVIQEHHDVKAWGEMLLGAHYAGAAIENSMLGAAHACANPLTANYGITHGLAVGLMLPHVIQFNSEIVNGSYEELLDSAGLTNGERLNSAAILADRIKEIRSFAAVPNNLRQFSINKDDLNDLASQAVKQWTGKFNPRPLSKSEFLNLYEAAF